From Oncorhynchus tshawytscha isolate Ot180627B linkage group LG11, Otsh_v2.0, whole genome shotgun sequence, the proteins below share one genomic window:
- the trmt5 gene encoding tRNA (guanine(37)-N1)-methyltransferase isoform X2 codes for MFMVLLNKVMIFPCNNINKKIVPSIFSLLQTQTCVKSRYRYRTLCSVVLQPDRASTCSESVSKPMLEQHQHSGMDPSLYTAPPEVRGMTCLDKEVFSQTVIVPALRVPKEVLNKLVKSLKKVALQRPGIRRVVEVEGSDDERLLLLDPASVSSPSSFSDAEAEALQSFGVPQELQRYELRLTYDNLKSEEVLRAVLPEGQDVTSGFSRVGHIAHMNLREHQLPYRNLIGQVIMDKNPGVTCVVNKTNTIDSAYRNFKMEVMAGEENMVAKVRENGVTYEFDFSRVYWNPRLSTEHERVVALLKRGDTVLDVFAGVGPFAIPAARRGCTVLANDLNPESHRWLQHNCKLNKVERKVTTFNLDGRAFIQGPLKQQLPVMMKGTVSVHVVMNLPALALEFLDAFRGLLDQGHSCDVNLPQVHCYGFSKEDDPQKDVVERASASLGFSLEGLCSVHLVRNVAPNKEMMCVSFTIPKEVLFSRESTQTEAIEEPAPKRQKCAETTN; via the exons ATGTTTATGGTTTTATTGAATAAAGTAATGATCTTTCCATGCAATAATATTAACAAAAA GATTGTTCCTAGTATCTTCTCACTACTACAAACTCAAACCTGCGTGAAATCTCGCTATCGATACCGGACCCTGTGTTCAGTGGTCCTGCAGCCGGACCGAGCATCAACTTGTTCTGAGAGTGTTTCGAAGCCGATGCTTGAGCAGCATCAACACAGCGGGATGGATCCCAGCCTATACACAGCTCCTCCTGAGGTCCGAGGTATGACCTGTTTGGATAAAGAAGTCTTCTCCCAGACAGTTATTGTCCCAGCCCTGCGTGTGCCAAAAGAAGTCCTCAATAAATTGGTTAAGAGCCTGAAAAAAGTAGCACTCCAGCGCCCGGGCATACGAAGAGTGGTTGAGGTTGAAGGCAGCGATGACGAGAGGCTCTTGTTGCTGGACCCTGCCAGTGTCTCCTCACCCAGCTCATTCAGCGATGCAGAAGCCGAGGCGTTGCAGTCATTTGGAGTACCTCAAGAGCTCCAGCGGTACGAGCTGCGGCTGACCTATGACAACCTGAAGAGTGAGGAGGTTCTGCGCGCTGTGCTGCCAGAAGGCCAAGACGTCACCTCGGGGTTTAGTCGAGTGGGTCACATTGCGCACATGAACCTGCGGGAGCACCAGCTGCCCTACAGAAACCTCATAG GCCAAGTCATAATGGATAAGAACCCTGGGGTGACCTGTGTGGTCAATAAGACCAACACCATCGACTCTGCCTACCGCAACTTCAAGATGGAGGTGATGGCTGGAGAGGAAAATATGGTGGCTAAA GTGCGTGAGAACGGCGTGACATACGAGTTTGATTTCTCCCGTGTGTATTGGAACCCTCGTCTTAGCACCGAGCATGAGCGTGTGGTGGCTCTTCTGAAACGCGGTGACACTGTGCTGGATGTGTTTGCTGGCGTGGGTCCTTTTGCCATCCCCGCTGCCCGCCGTGGCTGCACTGTGCTGGCCAacgacctcaacccagagtctcacCGCTGGCTGCAGCACAACTGCAAACTGAACAAGGTGGAGCGTAAGGTCACCACCTTTAACCTGGATGGCAGGGCCTTCATCCAGGGGCCACTGAAGCAGCAGCTGCCTGTCATGATGAAGGGGACAGTCAGTGTGCATGTGGTCATGAACCTTCCTGCCTTGGCCCTGGAGTTCCTGGATGCCTTCAGAGGCCTGCTGGACCAGGGACATTCCTGTGATGTGAACCTGCCGCAGGTGCACTGCTATGGGTTCTCTAAGGAGGATGACCCCCAGAAAGACGTGGTGGAAAGAGCCTCAGCCAGCCTGGGGTTCTCCCTAGAGGGGCTGTGCTCTGTACATCTAGTGCGGAACGTGGCCCCCAACAAGGAGATGATGTGTGTGAGCTTCACCATCCCCAAAGAGGTTCTCTTcagcagagagagcacacagacag AAGCCATAGAAGAACCAGCTCCAAAGAGACAAAAGTGTGCGGAGACAACAAATTGa
- the trmt5 gene encoding tRNA (guanine(37)-N1)-methyltransferase isoform X1: MLTYISQERGGLVAMISVNGGVFYLDTQSPGDLTSSERIVPSIFSLLQTQTCVKSRYRYRTLCSVVLQPDRASTCSESVSKPMLEQHQHSGMDPSLYTAPPEVRGMTCLDKEVFSQTVIVPALRVPKEVLNKLVKSLKKVALQRPGIRRVVEVEGSDDERLLLLDPASVSSPSSFSDAEAEALQSFGVPQELQRYELRLTYDNLKSEEVLRAVLPEGQDVTSGFSRVGHIAHMNLREHQLPYRNLIGQVIMDKNPGVTCVVNKTNTIDSAYRNFKMEVMAGEENMVAKVRENGVTYEFDFSRVYWNPRLSTEHERVVALLKRGDTVLDVFAGVGPFAIPAARRGCTVLANDLNPESHRWLQHNCKLNKVERKVTTFNLDGRAFIQGPLKQQLPVMMKGTVSVHVVMNLPALALEFLDAFRGLLDQGHSCDVNLPQVHCYGFSKEDDPQKDVVERASASLGFSLEGLCSVHLVRNVAPNKEMMCVSFTIPKEVLFSRESTQTEAIEEPAPKRQKCAETTN; the protein is encoded by the exons ATGCTCACTTACATTTCCCAGGAGAGGGGTGGTCTCGTTGCCATGATCAGTGTGAACGGTGGTGTCTTCTACCTTGATACTCAGTCTCCGGGTGATTTGACCTCGAGCGAAAG GATTGTTCCTAGTATCTTCTCACTACTACAAACTCAAACCTGCGTGAAATCTCGCTATCGATACCGGACCCTGTGTTCAGTGGTCCTGCAGCCGGACCGAGCATCAACTTGTTCTGAGAGTGTTTCGAAGCCGATGCTTGAGCAGCATCAACACAGCGGGATGGATCCCAGCCTATACACAGCTCCTCCTGAGGTCCGAGGTATGACCTGTTTGGATAAAGAAGTCTTCTCCCAGACAGTTATTGTCCCAGCCCTGCGTGTGCCAAAAGAAGTCCTCAATAAATTGGTTAAGAGCCTGAAAAAAGTAGCACTCCAGCGCCCGGGCATACGAAGAGTGGTTGAGGTTGAAGGCAGCGATGACGAGAGGCTCTTGTTGCTGGACCCTGCCAGTGTCTCCTCACCCAGCTCATTCAGCGATGCAGAAGCCGAGGCGTTGCAGTCATTTGGAGTACCTCAAGAGCTCCAGCGGTACGAGCTGCGGCTGACCTATGACAACCTGAAGAGTGAGGAGGTTCTGCGCGCTGTGCTGCCAGAAGGCCAAGACGTCACCTCGGGGTTTAGTCGAGTGGGTCACATTGCGCACATGAACCTGCGGGAGCACCAGCTGCCCTACAGAAACCTCATAG GCCAAGTCATAATGGATAAGAACCCTGGGGTGACCTGTGTGGTCAATAAGACCAACACCATCGACTCTGCCTACCGCAACTTCAAGATGGAGGTGATGGCTGGAGAGGAAAATATGGTGGCTAAA GTGCGTGAGAACGGCGTGACATACGAGTTTGATTTCTCCCGTGTGTATTGGAACCCTCGTCTTAGCACCGAGCATGAGCGTGTGGTGGCTCTTCTGAAACGCGGTGACACTGTGCTGGATGTGTTTGCTGGCGTGGGTCCTTTTGCCATCCCCGCTGCCCGCCGTGGCTGCACTGTGCTGGCCAacgacctcaacccagagtctcacCGCTGGCTGCAGCACAACTGCAAACTGAACAAGGTGGAGCGTAAGGTCACCACCTTTAACCTGGATGGCAGGGCCTTCATCCAGGGGCCACTGAAGCAGCAGCTGCCTGTCATGATGAAGGGGACAGTCAGTGTGCATGTGGTCATGAACCTTCCTGCCTTGGCCCTGGAGTTCCTGGATGCCTTCAGAGGCCTGCTGGACCAGGGACATTCCTGTGATGTGAACCTGCCGCAGGTGCACTGCTATGGGTTCTCTAAGGAGGATGACCCCCAGAAAGACGTGGTGGAAAGAGCCTCAGCCAGCCTGGGGTTCTCCCTAGAGGGGCTGTGCTCTGTACATCTAGTGCGGAACGTGGCCCCCAACAAGGAGATGATGTGTGTGAGCTTCACCATCCCCAAAGAGGTTCTCTTcagcagagagagcacacagacag AAGCCATAGAAGAACCAGCTCCAAAGAGACAAAAGTGTGCGGAGACAACAAATTGa
- the trmt5 gene encoding tRNA (guanine(37)-N1)-methyltransferase isoform X3, with product MLRIVPSIFSLLQTQTCVKSRYRYRTLCSVVLQPDRASTCSESVSKPMLEQHQHSGMDPSLYTAPPEVRGMTCLDKEVFSQTVIVPALRVPKEVLNKLVKSLKKVALQRPGIRRVVEVEGSDDERLLLLDPASVSSPSSFSDAEAEALQSFGVPQELQRYELRLTYDNLKSEEVLRAVLPEGQDVTSGFSRVGHIAHMNLREHQLPYRNLIGQVIMDKNPGVTCVVNKTNTIDSAYRNFKMEVMAGEENMVAKVRENGVTYEFDFSRVYWNPRLSTEHERVVALLKRGDTVLDVFAGVGPFAIPAARRGCTVLANDLNPESHRWLQHNCKLNKVERKVTTFNLDGRAFIQGPLKQQLPVMMKGTVSVHVVMNLPALALEFLDAFRGLLDQGHSCDVNLPQVHCYGFSKEDDPQKDVVERASASLGFSLEGLCSVHLVRNVAPNKEMMCVSFTIPKEVLFSRESTQTEAIEEPAPKRQKCAETTN from the exons ATGTTGAG GATTGTTCCTAGTATCTTCTCACTACTACAAACTCAAACCTGCGTGAAATCTCGCTATCGATACCGGACCCTGTGTTCAGTGGTCCTGCAGCCGGACCGAGCATCAACTTGTTCTGAGAGTGTTTCGAAGCCGATGCTTGAGCAGCATCAACACAGCGGGATGGATCCCAGCCTATACACAGCTCCTCCTGAGGTCCGAGGTATGACCTGTTTGGATAAAGAAGTCTTCTCCCAGACAGTTATTGTCCCAGCCCTGCGTGTGCCAAAAGAAGTCCTCAATAAATTGGTTAAGAGCCTGAAAAAAGTAGCACTCCAGCGCCCGGGCATACGAAGAGTGGTTGAGGTTGAAGGCAGCGATGACGAGAGGCTCTTGTTGCTGGACCCTGCCAGTGTCTCCTCACCCAGCTCATTCAGCGATGCAGAAGCCGAGGCGTTGCAGTCATTTGGAGTACCTCAAGAGCTCCAGCGGTACGAGCTGCGGCTGACCTATGACAACCTGAAGAGTGAGGAGGTTCTGCGCGCTGTGCTGCCAGAAGGCCAAGACGTCACCTCGGGGTTTAGTCGAGTGGGTCACATTGCGCACATGAACCTGCGGGAGCACCAGCTGCCCTACAGAAACCTCATAG GCCAAGTCATAATGGATAAGAACCCTGGGGTGACCTGTGTGGTCAATAAGACCAACACCATCGACTCTGCCTACCGCAACTTCAAGATGGAGGTGATGGCTGGAGAGGAAAATATGGTGGCTAAA GTGCGTGAGAACGGCGTGACATACGAGTTTGATTTCTCCCGTGTGTATTGGAACCCTCGTCTTAGCACCGAGCATGAGCGTGTGGTGGCTCTTCTGAAACGCGGTGACACTGTGCTGGATGTGTTTGCTGGCGTGGGTCCTTTTGCCATCCCCGCTGCCCGCCGTGGCTGCACTGTGCTGGCCAacgacctcaacccagagtctcacCGCTGGCTGCAGCACAACTGCAAACTGAACAAGGTGGAGCGTAAGGTCACCACCTTTAACCTGGATGGCAGGGCCTTCATCCAGGGGCCACTGAAGCAGCAGCTGCCTGTCATGATGAAGGGGACAGTCAGTGTGCATGTGGTCATGAACCTTCCTGCCTTGGCCCTGGAGTTCCTGGATGCCTTCAGAGGCCTGCTGGACCAGGGACATTCCTGTGATGTGAACCTGCCGCAGGTGCACTGCTATGGGTTCTCTAAGGAGGATGACCCCCAGAAAGACGTGGTGGAAAGAGCCTCAGCCAGCCTGGGGTTCTCCCTAGAGGGGCTGTGCTCTGTACATCTAGTGCGGAACGTGGCCCCCAACAAGGAGATGATGTGTGTGAGCTTCACCATCCCCAAAGAGGTTCTCTTcagcagagagagcacacagacag AAGCCATAGAAGAACCAGCTCCAAAGAGACAAAAGTGTGCGGAGACAACAAATTGa